The Mesotoga infera genome has a segment encoding these proteins:
- a CDS encoding class II aldolase/adducin family protein: protein MDSREELVLFARLAWDRRLTESTGGNMSVRIGDHFLITPTTMVKHFLTEEDLVEVDLDGRKVTGSREPSSEYRMHLKIYRECEDVLSVFHAHPVYATTMAVLQKKFPVNVLPETALMLAPITYLPYRMPGTDDFADIFDEGLKQGSRTFVLRNHGVTVGGSSIEEAYAKLETLEFLAQITHLSGAEPGYLEIPSEDVEKFLKKIRGSKE, encoded by the coding sequence ATGGATTCTAGAGAAGAGCTGGTCCTTTTTGCAAGGCTGGCGTGGGACAGAAGACTTACCGAGAGTACCGGCGGAAATATGAGCGTCAGAATAGGAGATCATTTTTTGATAACCCCCACAACAATGGTAAAGCACTTTCTTACTGAGGAGGATCTTGTCGAGGTAGATCTGGATGGCAGGAAAGTAACCGGAAGTCGCGAACCATCCTCCGAATACAGGATGCATCTGAAGATCTACAGAGAGTGTGAAGACGTGCTTTCCGTCTTCCACGCTCATCCTGTCTACGCAACCACTATGGCAGTTCTACAGAAGAAATTTCCTGTAAATGTTCTTCCGGAAACGGCGCTCATGCTGGCTCCGATAACTTATCTTCCTTACAGAATGCCCGGCACGGATGATTTTGCAGATATATTCGATGAGGGCTTGAAGCAGGGTTCGAGAACCTTCGTTTTGAGAAACCATGGGGTAACTGTCGGTGGAAGCAGTATCGAAGAGGCATATGCTAAGCTCGAGACATTGGAGTTTCTGGCTCAGATCACTCACCTTTCCGGTGCCGAACCCGGTTACCTAGAAATCCCTTCCGAAGATGTGGAGAAGTTCTTGAAAAAAATTAGAGGATCGAAGGAGTAG
- a CDS encoding ABC transporter substrate-binding protein, whose amino-acid sequence GLTDIFMWGLSGPQIFGLDQATRDKLDLYAVPSGSWSLLMNPIPNKAPYVVEVGGKEYFNAFAIKDIRFAMNDLINRQYLVDEILGGAGTPAFTMATTGQPGTYRYNLLATKFGLTAEGNEARALEVIESSMQAAAALPENVGRLEKKDDGFWYFDNEPVTIKIAIRVDDPQGRLKEGDYIGDQLEKAGLKAERMYWDRIKCSNVVYGGDPAEFAYQMYTEGWGAGATRAFWEHIVAQMYAPWYGYMPGGMTEGFWNYEQDEIDEATLKAYTGNFLTEEEYWELALRGLELGLEEAVRIYVVNQLDFFVANESRLEQRFAYGLGDGLNTWSIRTAVTDDRTLFITQFSAMGSLFMDAWDPIGTDGFDSVYSNYIAENLYDPAMFESPASAIPTPLRAVPIEVQTKARRNEEGDVVGDYEVPATAINYCPFNEAWLEVGEGSKSISMATYEFKFGKLHHGQPITVVDFLYAQAFQMEWANKESDDDLQYEQAYSSSLQSGLDTIIGWVLNEDNTITVYFNYNFPASKDRVASWGAPGISVSSSGHPVGCAWEIAEAMSLLVTEGSKSGTAYSITMDPAFTEVDAIAPACVKDIRAKLVEMKERKHIPNYIKEFVDEEYVIGRYEAAIEFIDDYGHAYISNGPFYLSKFDSTSNYMELRAFRDPDYPYEDTYWIEALKAVRMEINSLETPAFVAKGSDLPVSVYVSEVTYPIDEAVPATTGKVTLSLIVGQEALEFEAAMTEAGLFECVIPASAIEDLDPGSYDIMAIAELEGAIPASASTSIVIY is encoded by the coding sequence AGGTCTAACAGACATTTTCATGTGGGGCCTTTCGGGGCCGCAGATCTTCGGGCTGGATCAGGCCACCAGAGACAAACTGGACCTGTATGCTGTTCCATCAGGATCCTGGTCGCTACTGATGAATCCGATTCCTAACAAAGCGCCATATGTCGTTGAAGTAGGAGGGAAGGAGTACTTCAACGCCTTCGCAATCAAGGATATCAGATTCGCCATGAATGACCTGATCAACAGGCAATATCTCGTCGACGAAATTCTCGGAGGAGCCGGAACGCCGGCCTTCACTATGGCTACGACGGGTCAGCCGGGAACGTACAGGTACAACCTTCTCGCCACGAAGTTTGGTTTGACGGCCGAAGGGAACGAAGCGAGAGCTCTGGAAGTAATTGAAAGCTCTATGCAAGCTGCGGCCGCACTACCGGAAAATGTCGGCAGGCTAGAGAAGAAGGACGACGGCTTCTGGTACTTCGATAATGAGCCCGTCACAATCAAGATCGCTATTAGGGTCGATGATCCTCAAGGTCGTCTGAAGGAAGGAGATTACATCGGGGATCAGCTTGAAAAGGCTGGATTGAAGGCGGAAAGGATGTACTGGGACAGAATTAAGTGCAGCAACGTTGTCTACGGAGGCGATCCGGCAGAGTTTGCCTACCAGATGTATACGGAAGGCTGGGGTGCCGGTGCAACGAGGGCCTTCTGGGAACATATCGTTGCGCAAATGTACGCCCCATGGTATGGATACATGCCGGGCGGAATGACGGAAGGCTTCTGGAACTACGAACAGGATGAGATCGATGAAGCCACTCTTAAGGCTTACACTGGTAATTTCCTGACAGAAGAGGAGTACTGGGAACTTGCGCTCAGAGGCCTTGAACTAGGTCTGGAAGAGGCTGTCAGGATATACGTTGTCAATCAGCTCGACTTCTTTGTCGCCAACGAATCAAGACTAGAACAGAGGTTTGCCTATGGGCTGGGAGACGGTCTGAACACATGGTCGATAAGAACGGCCGTTACCGATGACCGAACGCTGTTCATAACACAGTTCTCGGCTATGGGTTCTCTCTTTATGGATGCCTGGGACCCGATAGGAACAGACGGTTTTGACAGTGTATATTCGAACTACATTGCCGAAAACCTTTACGATCCAGCGATGTTCGAGAGCCCAGCTTCGGCTATTCCAACACCTCTTAGGGCGGTGCCGATCGAAGTTCAGACGAAGGCGCGACGTAATGAAGAAGGAGACGTTGTCGGAGATTACGAAGTACCCGCAACTGCTATCAACTACTGCCCGTTTAACGAAGCCTGGCTAGAAGTTGGAGAAGGAAGCAAGTCGATCTCCATGGCTACCTACGAATTCAAGTTTGGTAAACTTCACCATGGGCAGCCTATTACGGTCGTCGACTTTCTCTATGCTCAGGCATTCCAGATGGAGTGGGCAAACAAAGAGAGCGATGACGACCTCCAGTACGAACAGGCATATTCTTCCTCTCTTCAGAGCGGTCTCGATACAATCATAGGTTGGGTTCTTAACGAGGACAACACAATAACCGTCTACTTCAATTACAACTTCCCGGCGAGCAAAGACAGGGTTGCCAGCTGGGGAGCGCCTGGTATAAGCGTTTCTTCGTCAGGCCATCCAGTCGGCTGTGCCTGGGAGATAGCGGAGGCCATGTCGCTACTTGTAACTGAAGGCAGCAAATCAGGTACCGCTTACTCAATTACGATGGATCCTGCCTTCACCGAAGTGGATGCTATTGCTCCTGCATGTGTGAAAGACATCAGAGCTAAACTTGTCGAAATGAAGGAAAGGAAGCATATTCCTAACTACATTAAGGAATTTGTTGACGAGGAGTATGTGATTGGTAGATACGAGGCTGCAATTGAATTCATAGATGATTACGGCCATGCCTACATCAGTAATGGGCCTTTCTATCTGTCGAAATTCGACTCGACTTCCAACTACATGGAATTGAGAGCTTTCAGAGATCCCGACTATCCGTACGAAGATACATATTGGATAGAAGCACTGAAAGCGGTTAGGATGGAGATAAACAGTTTGGAAACACCTGCTTTTGTAGCTAAGGGCAGCGATCTTCCCGTAAGTGTCTACGTGTCAGAAGTCACTTATCCGATAGATGAGGCAGTTCCTGCAACAACAGGAAAGGTTACTCTATCTCTGATAGTTGGACAGGAAGCACTCGAGTTCGAAGCCGCAATGACCGAAGCCGGTCTTTTCGAGTGCGTGATACCGGCCAGTGCCATCGAAGATCTCGATCCAGGATCCTACGATATCATGGCCATTGCCGAGCTGGAGGGGGCTATTCCCGCTTCTGCTTCCACTTCGATAGTAATCTACTGA